The sequence below is a genomic window from Bacteroidales bacterium MB20-C3-3.
ATGCATCCAAAATCTTCAGAAAAGAATGAAAGAACAACCATAGTTGTTGAGAATGACAGAGGGACTGTATTATTCCGGCAGATTGCAGGATATCTGGCAAGAAGAATCGTCTGTTATGCGGAGGAGGGGAAATTTTATCAACAGGGTGAGCAGGCCGGATTTATAAAATTTGGTTCAAGGGTTGATCTCTTCCTTCCACTTGACTCAAGGGTTCAAGTCACAAAGGGTCAAAAGGTGAAAGGTTCGCAAACAATAATTGCCACCCTTCCGGAGCTTATCAATGAGAGTTAATTTATCTAATATAATTTGACATTTCAAGGGCGGCTTCGGCTGCCCTTTTCTCTGCCATAGCGGCAAAATCTTCACCACCGCCGGCAAAAATTATATTTCTTGAGATATTTACAAGCAGTCCACATTTGGAATTCATTCCTGCTTGGGCAACCTGAGAAATAGTACCCCCCTGGGCTCCCACACCGGGAACAAGAAAAAAGTGTTCAGGAGATATAGCTCTTATCTCTGCAAGCTTTTCAGGCCTGGTTGCTCCCACAACAAACATTAGATTATCGGGACTACCCCACTCCATCCCCTTTTTTATAACCTTTTCGTATATATCCAACTCAAAATCTTCAGCTGATGGATTTGAGGTTAGAGCAAGTATCACTGACCATTTGCCATCGTATTTCAAGAAAGGCTCAACAGAGTCCCTGCCCATATAGGGAGCCAGAGTAACTGCATCAAAATCCATTCTCTCAAAAAAGGCTTTGGCATATCTGTCGGCAGTATTGCCAATATCTCCCCTTTTTGCATCGGCAATAATAAATAGAGAAGAATCTACTCTGCGGATGTACTCCACTGTCATCTCCAGCTGTTCCCACCCCTTAGCACCCTCGGCCTCATAAAAGGCGAGATTAGGCTTATAGGCCACTGCATAGCCGTAAGTAGCGTCAATGATGGCTTTATTAAATTCAAAGATGGGATACTTTGCAGACAAAAGCGAAGTTGGGAATAAGGAAGGATCTGAGTCCAGCCCTACACAAAGGAAGCTCCTTTTTCTTAAAATATTTCCGTAAAGCTCTTCTCTGTTCATACTATCCGCGGCTTATTCTCCGGACTCTTTAAGTCTCTCGGCATTCTCAGCAATCTGAAGCAGGTCAATAACCTCCTGTACTGCTCCATCCATAAAGACAGGGAGATTATACATTGTATAGTTAATCCTGTGATCGGTTACCCTTGACTGCGGATAATTATAGGTTCTGATTTTTGCTGAACGGTCTCCAGTGGATACCATTGTCTTTCTCTTGGCAGAGATTTCGTTAAGGTATTTTTCATACTCTAAATTATAGAGACGAGTCCTTAGCTCTGCAAGAGCTTTTTCGTAGTTCTTTATCTGAGACTTCTCATCCTGACACTGGACAACAATACCGGTTGGCATATGTGTAAGCCTGATTGCAGAATATGTAGTATTAACCGACTGACCTCCGGGACCGGAAGAGCAGAAGGTATCTTTCCTTATATCACTAATATTAAGTTCAATATCAAACTCCTCTGCCTCGGGAAGAACTGCCACAGAGGCTGCAG
It includes:
- the pyrF gene encoding orotidine-5'-phosphate decarboxylase, with the translated sequence MNREELYGNILRKRSFLCVGLDSDPSLFPTSLLSAKYPIFEFNKAIIDATYGYAVAYKPNLAFYEAEGAKGWEQLEMTVEYIRRVDSSLFIIADAKRGDIGNTADRYAKAFFERMDFDAVTLAPYMGRDSVEPFLKYDGKWSVILALTSNPSAEDFELDIYEKVIKKGMEWGSPDNLMFVVGATRPEKLAEIRAISPEHFFLVPGVGAQGGTISQVAQAGMNSKCGLLVNISRNIIFAGGGEDFAAMAEKRAAEAALEMSNYIR